One segment of Bacillus alkalisoli DNA contains the following:
- a CDS encoding type 1 glutamine amidotransferase domain-containing protein codes for MKLAGKKVIQIVSNDFEDLELWYPVLRLREEGATVDIVGEKAKEKYIGKYGVPIMSDYAFKDVNPNEYDAILVPGGWSPDLLRRFDEVLNMVRVMDEHQKPIGQICHAGWVLISAKILEGKTVTSTPGIKDDMMNAGATWVDEPVVVDGHIISSRRPPDLPDYMREFIKMLEK; via the coding sequence ATGAAACTAGCTGGAAAAAAAGTTATTCAAATTGTAAGCAATGACTTCGAAGATTTAGAATTATGGTATCCAGTTTTACGACTTCGTGAAGAAGGAGCAACTGTTGACATCGTAGGAGAAAAAGCAAAAGAAAAATATATAGGAAAATATGGAGTACCAATCATGTCAGACTATGCTTTCAAAGACGTAAACCCAAATGAGTATGATGCTATTTTAGTGCCAGGTGGATGGTCACCGGATCTATTAAGAAGGTTTGATGAAGTGTTAAACATGGTTCGAGTAATGGACGAACATCAAAAACCTATCGGACAAATTTGCCATGCTGGATGGGTTCTTATATCCGCTAAAATTCTTGAAGGAAAAACGGTAACAAGCACTCCAGGGATTAAAGACGATATGATGAACGCAGGTGCTACATGGGTGGATGAGCCAGTAGTCGTTGATGGACATATCATCTCAAGTCGCCGCCCACCGGACTTACCTGATTATATGAGAGAGTTTATTAAGATGTTAGAAAAATAA